The following coding sequences lie in one Sphingomonas sp. M1-B02 genomic window:
- a CDS encoding glycoside hydrolase family 172 protein codes for MLKTRIAFALTASLFASPAYAQEVYELPKSEESRWISPENPTGAKGAGAKENRGGKGHAFDTIPVGGTLALADIKGMGVIDRIWMTIEDRSPEALRGLKLEMFWDGAARPAVSVPFGDFFLHGAGEMVPMETALFSSAEGRSFVSYVKMPFRKGARLAVTNESGKPVNLIFFDVNYRAVDSLPKDALYFHAWWSREPATALGRDFRILPRIEGRGRFLGTSVTVLTNPVYEKTWWGEGEVKIALDGDGEHPTLVGTGTEDYIGTAWGQGAYINRYQGAPIATWDDGGRWTFYRFHLPDPVYFRRGIEVSLQQMGGARKPLVLGLLKKGAPMIPVTIDPGSRDNFQQLLTNGKRLDDPSLPDGHTNYYRSDDVAAVAYFYLDRPEGVLPPIAGAEMRMSGIRKPAKKP; via the coding sequence ATGCTCAAGACCCGTATCGCGTTTGCCCTCACCGCCAGCCTGTTCGCCAGCCCCGCTTATGCCCAGGAAGTCTATGAGCTTCCCAAAAGCGAGGAGAGCCGCTGGATCAGCCCCGAAAATCCGACCGGCGCCAAGGGCGCGGGAGCGAAGGAGAATCGCGGCGGCAAGGGGCATGCCTTCGATACGATCCCGGTGGGTGGGACGCTGGCGCTGGCCGACATCAAGGGCATGGGCGTCATCGACCGGATCTGGATGACGATCGAGGATCGCTCGCCCGAGGCGTTGCGCGGGCTGAAGCTCGAAATGTTTTGGGACGGCGCGGCGCGGCCCGCGGTGTCGGTGCCGTTCGGCGACTTCTTCCTGCACGGCGCGGGCGAGATGGTGCCGATGGAAACGGCCCTGTTCTCCAGCGCCGAGGGGCGCTCGTTCGTCTCCTACGTGAAGATGCCGTTCCGCAAGGGCGCGCGGCTGGCGGTGACCAACGAATCGGGCAAGCCGGTCAATCTGATCTTCTTCGACGTCAATTATCGCGCGGTCGACAGCCTGCCCAAGGACGCGCTCTATTTCCACGCCTGGTGGAGCCGCGAACCCGCGACCGCGCTGGGCCGCGACTTTCGCATCCTGCCCAGGATCGAGGGGCGGGGCCGCTTCCTCGGCACCAGCGTCACCGTGCTGACCAATCCGGTCTATGAAAAGACCTGGTGGGGCGAAGGCGAGGTCAAGATCGCGCTCGACGGCGACGGCGAACATCCGACGTTGGTGGGCACCGGCACCGAGGATTATATCGGCACCGCCTGGGGCCAGGGCGCCTATATCAACCGCTATCAAGGCGCGCCGATCGCGACCTGGGACGATGGGGGCCGCTGGACCTTCTATCGCTTCCATCTGCCGGACCCGGTCTATTTCCGCCGCGGCATCGAAGTCAGCCTCCAGCAGATGGGCGGTGCGCGCAAGCCGCTGGTCCTGGGGCTGTTGAAGAAGGGCGCGCCGATGATCCCGGTGACGATCGACCCGGGCTCGCGCGACAATTTCCAGCAGCTGCTGACCAACGGCAAGCGGCTCGACGATCCCTCGTTGCCGGATGGGCACACCAATTATTACCGCAGCGACGACGTGGCGGCGGTGGCCTATTTCTACCTCGACCGGCCCGAGGGCGTGCTGCCGCCGATCGCGGGGGCGGAGATGCGGATGTCGGGCATCCGCAAGCCGGCGAAGAAGCCTTGA
- a CDS encoding putative bifunctional diguanylate cyclase/phosphodiesterase, with translation MQDVFKIVETNAETSETPVFVLSFRQRDEVAAATAGGGWRVVAARRADGLEQRFLASGASVAVIDARGALSDGLEATRALGKTIDSHGGAMLILVSQSDTVHMRHFFDAGATHFLGSPMSSSAMAHAIRFAERHVERLARWNGKAAGPPEPLGWRYDAAMRSLQLTPGLGNLLGLSEAPGLGAVLRRIDPADRRLARAALKRLSADRVSTAFAHDLPGVGRVVQHLQYDARTGGLHALVEALGVAPDASLAVRDALTGARDGPSARRWIDRQLSEGEPVSVILIGMKRFETVNTAYGRLAGDELLRSVSRRVAEVARETLGRDAIVARIGGSEFLVASGATSASTLKAAEARLEEALSRPFVAGGEIAPLGARLASAVTVAGDSAASLLRRASEALIGDIPSAAPDAPPMEELVNDLHFALERGEIGILYQPQVAIATGKIIGVEALARWQHPTLGEIGAELLFAAAERAGLEAQLSDHVQRRALSGAAQWPQRLNMLRLSVNVTAGDVARAGFADTLLGRVDASGFPRARLTIEVTESGIMADLGESARLLGELRSAGCRVAIDDFGTGYSSLAYLKALPLDYLKIDKKLSQDITGSHRDRVVVRGVIDMARSLGISVVAEGVETEAQLDLLAKEGCQYFQGYLCAEPLDVPALAKLVTG, from the coding sequence ATGCAAGATGTTTTCAAGATCGTCGAGACCAACGCCGAGACGTCCGAGACGCCGGTGTTCGTGCTTTCCTTCCGCCAGCGCGACGAGGTTGCGGCGGCCACGGCCGGCGGCGGCTGGCGCGTCGTCGCGGCGCGCCGGGCGGACGGGCTGGAGCAGCGCTTCCTGGCGAGCGGCGCCAGCGTTGCGGTGATCGATGCGCGCGGGGCGCTGAGCGACGGGCTCGAGGCGACCAGGGCGCTGGGCAAGACGATCGATTCGCATGGCGGGGCGATGCTGATCCTCGTGTCGCAGAGCGACACCGTCCATATGCGCCATTTCTTCGATGCGGGGGCGACGCATTTCCTGGGCAGCCCGATGTCCTCCTCGGCGATGGCGCATGCGATTCGCTTTGCCGAGCGGCATGTCGAACGGCTGGCGCGGTGGAACGGCAAGGCGGCGGGGCCGCCCGAGCCGCTCGGCTGGCGTTATGACGCGGCGATGCGCTCGCTCCAGCTGACGCCTGGGCTGGGCAATCTGCTGGGGCTAAGCGAGGCGCCGGGGCTCGGCGCGGTGCTGCGTCGGATCGATCCCGCGGACCGCAGACTGGCGCGCGCGGCGCTCAAGCGGCTGAGTGCGGATCGGGTATCGACCGCGTTCGCGCATGATCTGCCCGGCGTCGGCCGCGTGGTGCAGCATCTGCAATATGACGCGCGCACCGGCGGGCTGCACGCGCTGGTCGAGGCGCTGGGGGTCGCACCCGATGCGAGCCTGGCGGTGCGCGACGCGCTGACCGGCGCGCGCGACGGGCCCAGCGCGCGACGTTGGATCGATCGGCAGCTGAGCGAAGGCGAGCCGGTGAGCGTGATCCTGATCGGGATGAAGCGCTTCGAGACGGTGAACACGGCCTATGGCCGGCTGGCGGGGGACGAATTGCTGCGCAGCGTATCGCGGCGGGTGGCCGAAGTGGCGCGCGAGACGCTGGGGCGCGATGCGATCGTGGCGCGGATCGGCGGTTCGGAATTTCTGGTCGCGAGCGGCGCCACCAGCGCGTCGACGCTGAAGGCGGCCGAGGCGCGGCTGGAGGAGGCGCTGAGCCGGCCGTTCGTGGCGGGGGGCGAGATCGCCCCGCTGGGCGCGCGGCTGGCGAGCGCGGTCACGGTGGCGGGCGATTCGGCGGCGAGCCTGTTGCGGCGCGCGAGCGAGGCGCTGATCGGCGATATTCCATCGGCGGCGCCCGATGCGCCGCCGATGGAGGAGCTGGTCAACGACCTCCACTTCGCGCTGGAGCGCGGCGAGATCGGCATTCTCTATCAGCCGCAGGTGGCGATCGCGACGGGCAAGATCATCGGCGTCGAGGCGCTGGCGCGCTGGCAGCATCCAACGCTGGGCGAGATCGGCGCCGAACTGCTGTTCGCGGCGGCCGAGCGGGCGGGGCTCGAGGCGCAGCTGAGCGACCATGTCCAAAGGCGGGCCTTGTCGGGCGCGGCGCAGTGGCCGCAGCGGCTCAACATGCTGCGGCTTTCGGTCAATGTTACCGCGGGCGACGTGGCGCGGGCGGGCTTTGCCGACACGCTGCTGGGGCGCGTCGACGCCAGCGGATTTCCGCGCGCGCGGCTGACGATCGAAGTCACCGAGAGCGGGATCATGGCCGATCTGGGCGAGAGCGCGCGGCTGCTCGGCGAATTGCGCAGCGCCGGCTGCCGCGTGGCGATCGACGATTTCGGGACGGGCTATTCAAGCCTGGCGTATCTGAAGGCGCTGCCGCTCGATTATCTGAAGATCGACAAGAAATTGAGCCAGGACATCACCGGATCGCACCGCGACCGGGTGGTGGTGCGCGGCGTGATCGACATGGCGCGCTCGCTGGGGATTTCTGTGGTGGCCGAGGGAGTGGAGACCGAGGCGCAGCTGGACCTGCTGGCGAAGGAGGGGTGCCAGTATTTCCAGGGATATCTGTGCGCCGAGCCGCTGGATGTGCCGGCTTTGGCGAAGCTGGTTACGGGGTGA
- the moaA gene encoding GTP 3',8-cyclase MoaA, producing the protein MATIPALSAEKLVDRHGRAITYLRISVTDRCDLRCRYCMSEAMTFLPREEVLTLEEIALIAERFIARGVRKIRLTGGEPLVRRDMVELVRRLGRQVGGALDELTLTTNGTRLALHADDLFAAGIRRINVSMDSRDPALFRHITRHGDVAKVLGGIATAKAAGMAIKINMVALKGLNEHEIGPMLAWCAAEGHDLTLIETMPMGQIDEDRADRFLPLPAVMDSLRQRFDLQPDDHKTGGPALYWRVAGTGTRLGLISPLTANFCATCNRVRVSTDGKLHMCLGHEDSVDLRAAIRTGGLAAVDARILEALGRKPAAHDFSIAAGSAPAVARHMSVTGG; encoded by the coding sequence ATGGCCACCATCCCCGCCTTGAGTGCCGAGAAACTGGTGGACCGCCACGGCCGCGCCATCACCTATCTGCGCATCTCGGTCACCGATCGATGCGATCTGCGCTGCCGCTATTGCATGTCGGAGGCGATGACCTTCCTGCCGCGTGAGGAAGTGTTGACGCTGGAGGAGATCGCGCTGATCGCCGAGCGTTTCATCGCCCGCGGCGTCCGGAAGATCAGATTGACCGGCGGCGAGCCCCTGGTCCGGCGCGACATGGTCGAATTGGTGCGCCGCCTCGGGCGCCAGGTCGGCGGTGCGCTCGACGAGCTTACCCTGACCACCAACGGCACCCGCCTCGCGTTGCATGCCGATGACCTCTTCGCCGCCGGCATCCGCCGGATCAACGTCAGCATGGACAGCCGCGATCCCGCGCTGTTCCGCCACATCACCCGCCACGGCGACGTGGCGAAGGTGCTCGGCGGAATCGCCACCGCCAAGGCGGCGGGGATGGCGATCAAGATCAACATGGTCGCGCTCAAAGGCCTCAACGAGCATGAGATAGGCCCGATGCTGGCCTGGTGCGCGGCCGAAGGACATGACCTGACCCTGATCGAGACGATGCCGATGGGCCAGATCGACGAAGACCGCGCCGATCGCTTCCTCCCGCTCCCCGCGGTGATGGACAGCCTCCGCCAGCGCTTCGACCTGCAGCCGGACGATCACAAGACCGGCGGCCCGGCCCTTTACTGGCGCGTGGCGGGCACCGGCACCCGGCTCGGCCTTATCTCGCCGCTCACCGCGAACTTTTGCGCCACCTGCAACCGCGTCCGCGTCTCGACCGACGGCAAGCTTCACATGTGCCTCGGCCATGAGGATTCGGTCGATCTGCGCGCGGCAATCCGCACCGGCGGACTCGCCGCGGTAGACGCCCGCATCCTCGAGGCGCTCGGCCGCAAGCCCGCTGCACATGATTTCAGCATCGCCGCGGGCAGCGCCCCGGCGGTTGCCCGCCACATGAGCGTCACCGGCGGATGA
- a CDS encoding NAD kinase, translating to MTARALLASPTPPALAAAAELRAAYEWVPIEEAEQVVALGGDGFMLQTLHTMLERHRILPVFGMNLGTIGFLMNDWRLEHLDERLARTKPFRVSPLSMTATTVGGEQHILPAINEVSLLRETRQTAKLEVTINDRIVLPELIADGMLVATPAGSTAYNLSANGPILPLGSALMALTPISPFRPRRWRGAILPEKTRIAVRVLEADKRPVSAVADQREVREVSQVDIAIDHNRDLTLLFDPEHALDDRITMEQFIA from the coding sequence ATGACCGCACGCGCGCTGCTCGCCTCCCCCACCCCGCCCGCGCTGGCGGCGGCGGCTGAGCTGCGCGCCGCGTATGAGTGGGTGCCGATCGAGGAGGCCGAACAGGTCGTCGCGCTCGGCGGCGATGGTTTCATGCTCCAGACGCTCCACACGATGCTCGAGCGCCATCGGATCCTGCCGGTCTTCGGGATGAATCTCGGCACGATCGGCTTCCTGATGAACGACTGGCGCCTCGAGCATCTCGACGAACGCCTCGCCCGCACCAAGCCGTTCCGCGTCTCGCCACTCAGCATGACAGCGACCACGGTCGGCGGCGAGCAGCATATCCTCCCCGCGATCAACGAAGTCTCCCTGCTGCGCGAGACCCGCCAGACCGCGAAGCTCGAAGTCACGATCAACGATCGAATCGTCCTGCCCGAACTGATCGCAGACGGCATGCTGGTGGCCACCCCCGCGGGCTCCACCGCCTATAATCTGTCCGCCAACGGCCCGATCCTGCCCTTGGGCTCGGCCCTGATGGCACTGACCCCGATCAGCCCCTTCCGTCCCCGTCGCTGGCGCGGCGCGATCCTGCCGGAGAAAACCCGCATCGCCGTCCGGGTGCTCGAGGCAGACAAGCGCCCCGTCAGCGCCGTCGCCGACCAGCGCGAAGTCCGCGAAGTATCGCAGGTAGACATAGCGATCGACCATAATCGCGACCTCACCCTGCTCTTCGATCCGGAGCACGCGCTCGATGACCGCATCACGATGGAGCAATTCATTGCGTGA
- a CDS encoding KTSC domain-containing protein, which yields MPSTVIRRWDYDEADRRLDVEFVTGKRYSYHDVPAQIAEAMQAAYSKGSYFNGEIRDRFRFTRRR from the coding sequence ATGCCTTCGACTGTGATCCGGCGGTGGGACTATGACGAGGCCGATCGTAGGCTCGACGTCGAGTTCGTGACCGGGAAGCGCTATTCCTATCACGACGTGCCGGCGCAGATTGCGGAGGCGATGCAGGCGGCGTATTCGAAGGGGAGCTATTTCAACGGCGAGATACGGGACCGATTCCGCTTCACCCGGCGGCGATGA
- a CDS encoding adenosine deaminase, translating to MIDTDSFIAGLPKAELHLHIEGSLEPEQMFEFARRNQVAIPYASVEEVRAAYQFSNLQDFLDIYYAGADVLRTEEDFRDLALAYFDRAAADGVRHAEIFFDPQTHTDRGIPFGVAANGLLAGMAEAEAKHGLTSKLILCFLRHLDEEEAFKTLGQAQPWIDRIEAVGLDSSEVGHPPSKFERVFAAAAAMGLKRVAHAGEEGPPEYIYEALDLLKIDRLDHGNRALENPDLVTRLARSGMTLTVCPLSNVKLCNVASIDEHPIDRMLALGLRATINSDDPAYFGGYVADNYRAAAAGRRLDRKDLVTLARNSFLGSFLPDEEVSRHLAALDAYAEAHA from the coding sequence ATGATCGACACCGACAGCTTCATCGCCGGCCTGCCCAAGGCCGAGCTGCATCTCCATATCGAGGGCAGCCTCGAGCCCGAGCAGATGTTCGAATTCGCTCGCCGCAACCAGGTCGCGATCCCCTATGCCTCGGTCGAGGAGGTGCGCGCCGCCTATCAATTCTCCAACCTCCAGGATTTCCTCGACATCTATTATGCCGGCGCCGACGTGCTGCGCACCGAGGAGGATTTCCGCGACCTGGCGCTGGCCTATTTCGATCGCGCCGCGGCGGACGGCGTCCGCCATGCCGAAATCTTCTTCGATCCCCAGACGCACACCGATCGCGGCATCCCCTTCGGAGTCGCCGCCAACGGCCTGCTCGCGGGCATGGCCGAGGCCGAGGCGAAGCATGGCCTCACCTCGAAGCTCATCCTCTGCTTCCTGCGCCATCTCGACGAGGAAGAGGCCTTCAAGACGCTCGGACAGGCCCAGCCCTGGATCGATCGCATCGAAGCGGTGGGGCTCGATTCGTCCGAGGTCGGCCATCCCCCCTCCAAGTTCGAGCGAGTCTTCGCCGCGGCCGCCGCGATGGGGCTCAAGCGCGTCGCCCATGCCGGCGAGGAGGGCCCCCCAGAATATATCTATGAGGCACTGGACCTGCTGAAGATAGATCGCCTCGATCACGGCAATCGCGCGCTGGAAAATCCGGACCTCGTCACCCGCCTGGCCCGCTCGGGGATGACGCTCACCGTCTGCCCCTTGTCGAACGTCAAGCTTTGCAACGTCGCATCGATCGACGAGCATCCGATCGATCGCATGCTGGCGCTCGGCCTGCGCGCGACGATCAACTCCGACGATCCCGCTTATTTCGGCGGCTATGTCGCCGACAATTACCGCGCCGCCGCCGCCGGCCGCCGGCTCGATCGCAAAGACCTCGTCACGCTCGCGCGCAACAGCTTCCTCGGCTCCTTCCTCCCCGACGAGGAGGTTTCCCGGCACCTCGCCGCGCTCGACGCCTATGCGGAGGCCCACGCATGA
- a CDS encoding phosphoribosyltransferase gives MSEIVFTPFPHDAMVEGVEAIAVAMEAEGWRPSLLVGVGRGGLTPAVFLSHRMGIQLVSIDYSTRIAQFGEELVAVLAERSRTGERLLFVEDINDSGKTIGELRTALAAEGAISSNIRFCVLLDNSRSAQRVDYHFRRIDRSITKDWFVFPWEAMAPRETIALEAVEVPERLA, from the coding sequence ATGAGCGAGATCGTCTTCACCCCCTTCCCGCACGACGCGATGGTCGAAGGCGTCGAGGCGATCGCTGTGGCGATGGAAGCCGAAGGGTGGCGCCCGTCGCTGTTGGTAGGCGTGGGACGCGGCGGCCTCACGCCCGCGGTATTCCTCTCGCACCGCATGGGGATCCAGCTCGTCTCGATCGACTATTCGACCCGGATCGCGCAATTCGGCGAGGAATTGGTCGCGGTCCTCGCCGAGCGGAGCCGGACGGGCGAGCGGCTCTTGTTCGTCGAGGATATCAACGACAGCGGCAAGACCATCGGCGAGCTTCGCACCGCGCTTGCCGCCGAAGGAGCAATCTCTTCGAACATCCGCTTCTGCGTGCTGCTCGACAACAGCCGCTCCGCCCAGCGCGTCGATTATCATTTCCGCCGGATCGACCGCAGCATCACCAAGGACTGGTTCGTCTTCCCCTGGGAAGCGATGGCGCCCCGCGAAACGATCGCGCTGGAGGCGGTCGAAGTGCCCGAGCGATTGGCCTGA